Proteins encoded by one window of Bacillus sp. DTU_2020_1000418_1_SI_GHA_SEK_038:
- a CDS encoding membrane dipeptidase, giving the protein MPRKPFDVIDGHQNFSNLIGGLINRGYSDKEIEKIVGGNFLRLF; this is encoded by the coding sequence ATGCCACGAAAACCATTTGATGTGATTGATGGTCATCAGAACTTTTCAAACTTGATAGGTGGCTTGATTAATAGAGGATATAGTGATAAAGAAATAGAAAAAATAGTAGGCGGGAATTTTTTGCGGCTGTTCTAA
- a CDS encoding cysteine desulfurase-like protein, with protein sequence MFPIEEVRQQFPALNRHFNGKQVAYFDGPGGSQVVESVIDAMVSYMSKGGANLHGEFPTSKETEQHFENARNAIADLVGAKPNEVAFGQNSTSLMFSISRALSKTWTSLDNIVVTEIDHRSNVDSWATAAKDLNTEIRFIPVNTETLTLNLSRLHELIDENTKLVAVSLASNVIGTITDLTNIAKRAHEVGALVAVDAVHAVPHFSIDRDQLGADILLCSAYKFFGPHIGMAVIKEEVFERLSVYKLQPAPTYFPDKLETGTQNHEAIASIEPLVGFIASLGIGSNRRERIRNAFLTIEEHENKLARKLRDALTGIPEVTLYQAPDNVAKTPTVAFTIKGVDPVEFCKRLAEQHSIFIASGDFYASTLADKLGINETGGWIRVGFAPYNTQEETDRLIHAIQYYVESHVVNKANS encoded by the coding sequence ATGTTTCCAATTGAAGAAGTCCGTCAGCAATTCCCAGCATTAAACCGCCATTTTAATGGTAAACAGGTAGCCTATTTCGATGGACCTGGAGGCTCACAAGTGGTTGAGAGTGTTATAGATGCTATGGTTTCTTATATGTCAAAAGGTGGGGCTAATCTGCATGGGGAATTCCCTACAAGCAAAGAAACTGAGCAGCACTTTGAAAATGCTAGAAATGCAATCGCAGATCTTGTTGGTGCGAAACCAAATGAAGTGGCATTCGGTCAAAACTCTACTTCCTTAATGTTCTCCATTTCACGGGCTTTGTCTAAAACGTGGACTAGCCTAGATAATATCGTAGTTACTGAAATTGATCACCGTTCAAATGTTGACTCATGGGCAACAGCAGCAAAAGATTTAAACACAGAAATCCGCTTTATTCCAGTAAATACGGAGACATTAACACTTAATTTATCTCGATTACATGAGCTTATAGATGAGAATACAAAGCTTGTAGCCGTTTCACTAGCATCAAATGTGATCGGAACTATAACAGATCTAACAAACATCGCAAAGCGTGCTCATGAAGTTGGTGCCCTTGTAGCTGTGGATGCTGTACACGCTGTTCCACACTTTTCGATTGACCGTGATCAATTAGGGGCAGATATTTTATTATGTTCTGCTTATAAATTTTTTGGACCTCACATTGGAATGGCTGTGATTAAAGAAGAAGTGTTTGAGCGTCTCTCAGTATACAAACTGCAACCAGCACCGACCTATTTTCCCGATAAATTAGAAACAGGTACCCAAAACCACGAAGCCATTGCATCCATTGAGCCTTTGGTAGGCTTTATTGCTAGCTTAGGAATCGGATCGAACCGAAGAGAAAGAATTCGAAATGCTTTTCTAACAATTGAAGAGCACGAAAATAAACTAGCACGGAAACTCCGCGATGCACTAACAGGCATTCCTGAAGTCACTTTATACCAGGCACCAGATAACGTTGCAAAAACACCAACAGTCGCCTTTACAATCAAGGGAGTCGATCCTGTTGAATTTTGTAAAAGGCTAGCAGAACAACATTCTATCTTCATTGCAAGTGGAGATTTTTACGCATCTACTCTTGCCGATAAATTAGGAATCAATGAAACTGGCGGATGGATCCGTGTGGGCTTTGCTCCTTATAATACACAAGAAGAAACAGATCGTTTAATTCATGCTATTCAATATTATGTAGAATCACATGTTGTAAATAAAGCAAATAGTTAG
- a CDS encoding DoxX family protein gives MAKRAISIPENPVSMYLFNNTKSALIWLVIRLYVGYAWINAGWHKITNDNWTGDNSGGAVQGFVKGALAKAEEGKDVTGWYAMFLENIVLPNASTFGYLVAYGEVLVGLGLIFGLLTGIAAFFGSLMNVSFLFAGTLSTNPLLFILATWLVMAWKVAGWYGLDRWALPYLGTPWNKGTSVIKSSINKSN, from the coding sequence ATGGCTAAACGCGCAATCTCTATTCCAGAAAACCCGGTATCAATGTATTTATTCAATAATACAAAGTCTGCCCTTATTTGGCTTGTCATCCGTTTGTATGTCGGTTATGCGTGGATAAATGCAGGGTGGCATAAAATTACAAACGATAATTGGACAGGTGACAATTCAGGTGGTGCAGTTCAAGGTTTTGTTAAAGGAGCATTAGCCAAGGCTGAGGAAGGAAAAGACGTTACAGGCTGGTATGCAATGTTTTTAGAAAATATTGTCCTCCCAAACGCTTCTACATTCGGTTATCTCGTAGCCTACGGAGAAGTGCTAGTAGGATTAGGATTAATTTTTGGCTTATTAACTGGTATTGCCGCTTTTTTCGGATCGTTGATGAATGTCAGCTTCCTGTTTGCAGGGACACTTAGCACAAATCCACTATTATTTATTTTGGCTACTTGGTTAGTAATGGCATGGAAAGTTGCTGGTTGGTACGGGTTAGATAGGTGGGCACTACCTTATTTAGGTACACCGTGGAATAAAGGCACTTCTGTTATAAAATCGTCTATCAATAAGTCAAACTAA
- a CDS encoding ArgE/DapE family deacylase yields MLYTDLRNKLIEQVDQKEDLLIDLCSKLVRIPSESPISDTRQIAQMAVGFLEMIDGAEVTIHTLEEPIVNVVAKIKGNGPGKRLIFNGHLDTYPVGDQSAWTVDPFSALVKDGRLYGRGSSDMKGGIASYMLAFMLLAECRNDWSGEVVLTLAGDEETMGVKGTKYLLDTVPEATGDAMICGDVGSPTVLRFGEKGLLWLELNAAGKPGHGAHVHKGVNAIDRLIEGMTKINETLRKLPVNNVEKVTKAILEASEVSEEISGKGETEVLQTVTVNFGMIEGGISANLIPDKASAKADIRLPVGTTIAQIEQKIKEIVDPIEGLSYNIVRQYEPNWSDVDHEIFTLTAQNVHQIIGESPVITMRVGASDARLYRIHKKVPTVVCGLTPYNLGGPDEYIELSELVDVAKIHTLTAFDYLSK; encoded by the coding sequence GTGCTATACACTGATTTAAGGAATAAATTAATTGAACAAGTGGATCAAAAAGAAGATTTACTCATTGATCTCTGTTCTAAGCTAGTAAGAATACCTAGTGAATCACCAATCTCTGATACGCGTCAGATTGCACAAATGGCCGTGGGTTTTTTGGAAATGATTGACGGAGCGGAAGTTACTATTCATACGCTGGAAGAGCCAATCGTAAATGTAGTAGCGAAGATTAAGGGTAATGGGCCTGGAAAACGGCTAATATTTAATGGTCATTTGGACACATACCCAGTCGGAGATCAGTCTGCTTGGACAGTAGACCCTTTCAGTGCGCTAGTGAAAGACGGCCGACTCTATGGGCGTGGATCCTCAGATATGAAAGGTGGAATCGCATCTTATATGCTCGCCTTTATGTTACTGGCAGAGTGTAGAAATGATTGGTCCGGAGAAGTTGTTCTTACTTTAGCAGGAGACGAAGAGACGATGGGGGTGAAAGGAACAAAATACCTTCTAGATACAGTACCAGAGGCTACAGGGGATGCGATGATATGTGGGGACGTAGGTTCGCCAACGGTGTTGCGTTTTGGAGAAAAAGGATTGCTTTGGCTTGAACTGAATGCTGCAGGAAAACCGGGTCACGGTGCTCACGTCCACAAAGGTGTAAACGCTATCGATCGGCTCATTGAAGGAATGACTAAAATAAATGAAACACTTAGAAAACTGCCAGTTAATAATGTTGAGAAGGTAACCAAAGCTATATTAGAGGCGAGTGAAGTATCGGAGGAAATTTCGGGTAAAGGTGAAACTGAAGTTTTACAAACCGTAACAGTAAACTTTGGAATGATTGAAGGAGGAATTTCCGCAAATCTAATTCCAGACAAAGCTTCTGCTAAAGCAGACATTCGATTACCTGTCGGAACAACCATTGCCCAAATCGAGCAAAAGATTAAGGAAATTGTGGATCCCATTGAAGGGCTCTCTTACAACATTGTTCGTCAATATGAACCTAATTGGTCAGATGTAGATCATGAGATCTTTACATTAACTGCACAAAACGTTCACCAAATCATAGGGGAATCTCCTGTTATAACGATGCGAGTAGGGGCGTCCGATGCTCGTCTATACAGAATTCATAAAAAAGTCCCAACTGTAGTTTGCGGCCTGACTCCTTATAATCTTGGTGGACCAGATGAATATATAGAACTAAGCGAGTTGGTTGATGTCGCTAAAATTCATACACTTACAGCTTTTGATTATCTATCAAAATAA
- a CDS encoding IclR family transcriptional regulator has protein sequence MEKRESPVSSVEKALNILECFDSKNTWLTLNEISMKTGYSKTATFRMIKSFETYGYVKRDSTLKEAKFSLGWAFLHKANLITEQMNIRDLAKDDLIDLRNKTELTVQLAIRDGYEAVYIEQFESLNPIKIYSQVGKKAPLYAAAGPRVLLAYSNEQEQNQILANSELFAYTKNTLTDINQIKAELLKIREDGYAVSRGELYEGTMEIACPVFDLNGIVAGEISIVGLESDFKEDQLEKCINDVKLCARNISLKLEKQNYE, from the coding sequence ATGGAGAAACGAGAAAGTCCAGTAAGTAGTGTTGAAAAGGCACTTAATATTTTAGAGTGCTTTGATAGCAAAAATACATGGTTAACACTAAATGAAATATCAATGAAAACAGGGTATTCAAAGACGGCAACTTTTCGGATGATTAAATCATTTGAAACATACGGTTATGTGAAAAGGGATAGCACACTTAAGGAAGCAAAATTTTCCCTTGGTTGGGCATTTCTGCATAAAGCCAACCTCATTACAGAGCAAATGAATATTCGGGATTTAGCAAAAGATGACTTAATTGATCTTAGAAATAAGACAGAGTTAACTGTTCAACTCGCAATTAGAGATGGATATGAAGCGGTATATATTGAACAATTTGAGTCATTAAATCCGATAAAGATATATTCTCAAGTGGGGAAAAAAGCACCTCTTTATGCAGCAGCTGGGCCAAGGGTTCTTCTAGCGTATAGTAATGAGCAGGAACAAAATCAGATATTAGCAAATTCAGAACTCTTTGCATACACAAAGAACACTTTGACTGATATTAATCAGATAAAAGCAGAACTTTTGAAAATACGAGAAGATGGTTATGCGGTTAGTAGAGGAGAGTTATATGAAGGTACAATGGAAATTGCATGTCCAGTTTTTGATTTAAACGGAATTGTGGCCGGAGAAATAAGTATAGTTGGTTTAGAATCTGACTTCAAAGAGGACCAACTTGAAAAATGCATTAACGATGTAAAGCTATGTGCTAGAAATATTTCTTTAAAACTTGAGAAGCAGAATTATGAGTAA
- a CDS encoding helix-turn-helix domain-containing protein — MNILLVDDEILELEQLEYLILKEFPTWEIFKALDASQALQIVKQHPIFLAFLDIQLPGKSGLELAAELSESYTMDIVMVTAFQNFQYAQTSIRLGAVDYITKPVIEEELKAVLDRYEQLNKYSESIVKALQIIQEEYSEKLTLNYLASKIHINSTYLSRKFHEEVGMGFAEYLNEFRLNMAQEMLINHPDLSISTISERCGFNSQNYFSQMFRKMTGKSPREYRVEVIYR; from the coding sequence ATGAACATCTTGTTAGTGGATGATGAAATTCTTGAATTAGAGCAGCTTGAATATTTAATCCTTAAAGAGTTTCCAACATGGGAGATTTTTAAAGCCCTAGATGCCTCACAAGCACTTCAAATTGTTAAACAACATCCTATTTTTTTAGCCTTTTTAGATATCCAGCTTCCTGGAAAGTCAGGACTAGAGTTAGCTGCGGAATTATCAGAATCTTACACAATGGATATTGTTATGGTAACGGCTTTTCAAAATTTCCAATATGCACAAACCTCCATCAGACTTGGAGCTGTTGACTACATTACGAAACCTGTCATTGAAGAAGAATTGAAAGCCGTGCTGGATAGGTACGAGCAATTGAATAAGTATTCCGAATCTATTGTTAAAGCCCTGCAAATTATTCAAGAAGAATATAGCGAAAAACTTACCCTAAATTATTTAGCTTCAAAAATTCATATCAACTCGACTTATTTGAGCAGGAAGTTTCATGAGGAAGTGGGGATGGGTTTTGCTGAATACTTAAATGAATTTCGTTTGAACATGGCACAAGAAATGTTAATTAATCATCCAGATTTAAGTATCAGTACGATTTCAGAAAGATGCGGATTCAATAGCCAAAATTATTTTAGCCAAATGTTTCGCAAAATGACAGGTAAATCACCGCGTGAATATCGTGTTGAGGTGATTTACCGTTGA
- a CDS encoding DUF2164 domain-containing protein translates to MFIKLSKDQQQLMIADIQYFFSQERDEELTDFAAERILEFVKESLAPHFYNTAVSDVKQLVSQQFSSLEDEILTLERPIKR, encoded by the coding sequence TTGTTTATTAAGCTTTCGAAAGATCAACAGCAATTAATGATAGCAGACATTCAGTATTTCTTTTCACAAGAGAGGGACGAGGAATTAACAGATTTTGCTGCAGAAAGAATATTAGAATTCGTTAAGGAATCACTTGCTCCTCATTTTTATAATACAGCTGTTTCAGATGTTAAACAATTAGTCTCACAGCAGTTTTCTTCCTTGGAAGATGAAATATTAACTTTAGAACGTCCAATTAAAAGATAA
- a CDS encoding MFS transporter, whose amino-acid sequence MTIHQSNGKLTPSLILRLFIPFASAYLLSVLFRTVNAVLAPHFIEEFDLKASDLGLMTSTYALAFAITQIPLGIALDRFGSRRTLSTLLLSAGIGAFLFANAQSLEHLMIGRFLIGVGVSGCLMAAFKAYNDWIPAERLPLINSFQTFAGGLGGLIATQPVHFSLNFMDWRAVFMILLGLTVANAIFIFMAVPKKQKEGHNDEPVKNQLVGTFQVAKSVNFWRIIPIATCVQASYIGLDGLWLGPWLKDVAGYEASAVPTLLLTCTAFLCVGYLTNGVIADWLRKFGIKPAMVSVIGMVGFTLSIGVIALLGGKVGVTGWIILNIFGPFCLLTYPILSSMFDGKYAGRVITLYNLAVFLLTFVIQWLMGVIIDLWPATSSGAYNPTGYSVALGILFALHAVSLVWLFLFKKGKLEFFESKTSPAEIPSKHAN is encoded by the coding sequence ATGACAATCCATCAATCAAACGGCAAGCTTACACCTAGCCTTATTTTGCGTTTGTTTATACCATTTGCTTCAGCCTATCTCTTATCGGTTCTATTTCGTACGGTTAATGCAGTATTAGCCCCACATTTCATTGAAGAATTCGACTTAAAAGCATCTGATTTAGGGCTCATGACTAGTACTTATGCCCTTGCGTTCGCTATCACTCAAATCCCTTTAGGAATTGCGCTTGATCGTTTTGGATCTAGACGTACTTTATCTACTTTATTATTGTCTGCAGGTATTGGTGCATTTCTCTTCGCAAATGCTCAAAGTCTTGAGCACTTGATGATTGGACGTTTTCTTATTGGTGTAGGGGTTTCCGGTTGTTTAATGGCTGCGTTTAAGGCGTATAATGATTGGATTCCAGCTGAGAGATTGCCCCTTATTAATAGCTTTCAAACTTTCGCTGGTGGACTTGGAGGGTTGATAGCAACACAACCAGTTCACTTTTCACTCAATTTCATGGACTGGCGAGCGGTTTTTATGATTCTTTTAGGGTTGACCGTAGCTAATGCTATATTTATTTTTATGGCGGTTCCAAAAAAACAAAAAGAAGGTCACAATGATGAACCTGTCAAGAATCAATTAGTAGGAACCTTTCAAGTCGCTAAAAGTGTAAATTTTTGGCGCATTATCCCGATTGCTACATGTGTTCAAGCTTCGTATATTGGTTTGGATGGACTTTGGCTTGGCCCATGGCTAAAAGATGTGGCAGGGTATGAGGCGAGTGCCGTACCTACCCTCCTATTAACTTGTACTGCTTTCCTTTGTGTTGGATATTTAACCAATGGGGTCATTGCAGATTGGCTTCGCAAATTTGGAATTAAGCCGGCTATGGTATCCGTTATTGGAATGGTGGGCTTTACTTTATCAATTGGAGTCATAGCATTATTGGGAGGAAAAGTAGGTGTAACTGGTTGGATTATTTTAAACATTTTCGGTCCATTCTGTCTTCTTACTTATCCAATATTATCTTCCATGTTTGATGGAAAATATGCCGGGCGAGTCATCACACTGTACAATTTGGCCGTCTTCTTACTAACTTTCGTTATCCAATGGCTGATGGGTGTCATTATTGACCTCTGGCCTGCAACAAGCTCAGGTGCTTACAACCCTACCGGTTATTCAGTGGCACTTGGAATACTTTTTGCATTGCATGCAGTTTCACTTGTATGGCTGTTCTTATTCAAAAAGGGTAAATTGGAATTTTTCGAATCAAAAACTTCACCTGCAGAAATTCCGAGTAAACATGCCAACTAA
- a CDS encoding glutathione ABC transporter substrate-binding protein: MSSKKGITMLFTVILIVLLIAGCSTKKDVSTNDNETGEGSKDGGTLVIVRLSDADNLDHQFSSTINAVSVTHRKVYEGLVGRDKNSEIQPLLAKEWKQLDDTTWEFKLREDVKFHDGTPFNADAVKATFDRLLDPNVGSPRAVVLKMVNEIKVVDEHTVQFILSQPFAPLLSILANHEGGIINPTMIEKYGKKSIQEPSGTGPFVFEKWTPGQEIVLNKNEDYWGEKPKLDKVVFKVVPEETTRISMVETGEAHIAEPLSVAMLDTVEASQNSEVYRSEAFGTEFVAFNVQKAPFNDSRVRKAISHAIESDSIIEGVFNNAGSKANSLLGSKVFGYHKGLKASEYNLNEAKKLLAEAGYPQGFEATLKTMDNKERVNLAEVLQSQLKGIGINLTIQVLEYGTFIEQINTGDTEMFINSWRNATGDADYNQYNLLHSSSHGPHGNTFFYSNKEVDSLIEAARAEKDENKRIELYAKAQEIELDEAVYIPVRVIENLAAVSKKVEGFDISPSGYLEINDISIK, from the coding sequence ATGAGTTCAAAGAAAGGTATTACAATGCTGTTTACTGTCATATTGATTGTACTTCTTATTGCTGGCTGTTCTACAAAGAAGGATGTGAGCACAAATGATAACGAAACAGGTGAAGGATCTAAGGATGGAGGCACTTTAGTTATAGTACGTCTATCAGATGCGGATAATTTGGATCATCAATTTAGTTCTACAATTAATGCTGTCAGCGTTACTCATAGAAAGGTTTATGAGGGGTTAGTTGGCCGAGATAAAAACTCTGAAATCCAACCTTTACTAGCGAAGGAGTGGAAGCAATTAGATGATACAACGTGGGAGTTCAAGTTAAGAGAAGATGTAAAATTCCACGATGGAACGCCTTTTAACGCAGATGCCGTTAAAGCAACGTTTGATCGATTGCTGGATCCAAATGTCGGTTCTCCTAGAGCTGTTGTTCTAAAAATGGTCAATGAAATAAAAGTAGTCGATGAACACACTGTTCAATTTATTTTATCACAGCCTTTTGCACCTTTACTTTCTATTTTAGCCAATCATGAAGGCGGTATCATTAATCCTACAATGATTGAAAAATACGGAAAAAAATCTATTCAAGAACCAAGCGGAACCGGTCCATTTGTTTTTGAAAAGTGGACTCCTGGGCAAGAAATTGTATTAAATAAAAATGAAGATTATTGGGGAGAAAAGCCCAAACTTGATAAAGTTGTATTTAAGGTTGTTCCCGAGGAAACAACTAGAATTTCAATGGTTGAGACTGGTGAGGCTCATATTGCCGAACCTCTTTCTGTAGCGATGCTTGATACTGTTGAAGCATCACAAAACTCTGAGGTATACCGCAGCGAAGCATTTGGTACAGAATTTGTTGCTTTCAACGTTCAGAAGGCTCCATTTAATGATAGTCGTGTCCGTAAAGCTATTTCACATGCGATTGAAAGTGATTCTATTATTGAAGGAGTTTTTAATAATGCCGGGAGTAAGGCAAACTCGTTGTTAGGGTCCAAGGTTTTTGGGTATCATAAAGGACTGAAAGCTTCTGAGTATAATCTAAATGAAGCTAAGAAATTACTTGCCGAAGCCGGATATCCACAGGGTTTTGAAGCTACTCTGAAAACAATGGACAACAAAGAAAGAGTAAATCTTGCTGAAGTTCTTCAATCGCAGCTGAAAGGGATAGGAATAAATTTAACTATTCAAGTTTTAGAGTATGGAACATTCATAGAGCAGATAAATACAGGCGATACTGAAATGTTTATAAATAGTTGGAGAAATGCAACAGGAGATGCTGATTACAATCAGTATAATCTACTTCACTCATCTTCCCATGGGCCACATGGAAATACCTTTTTCTATAGCAATAAAGAAGTAGATTCACTAATCGAAGCTGCCCGTGCGGAAAAGGATGAAAATAAGCGTATTGAATTATATGCCAAAGCACAAGAAATTGAACTTGATGAAGCCGTTTACATTCCTGTTCGTGTAATTGAAAACTTGGCTGCAGTTTCTAAAAAGGTAGAAGGATTCGATATTAGCCCTTCAGGGTATTTAGAAATTAATGATATTTCAATTAAATAA
- a CDS encoding DMT family transporter: MNAKIKMAISMAIFGSIGLFSEKTGLHSIELVFIRCVSASILLGAIWGFSALKTKRKREPIPRREYYLALLCGLFLVINWVFFFRSLEVMSITVAVSIYHLAPVIVLLLGSFLFKEKLTGMGLVFFFICLIGTLLVGGIHQHTSITGFLSTGVLWAFAAALFYALTSITGKGIQLLNPLLTTVIQTSLGILLLLPLVDWSYFTQLTLENWFYILVTGFIHTGFVYYLFFDSLRELRAQTIAILVFVDPVVAILLDVSILSYRPDFFQLLGILLVFIGISYSPKKERSVEKPKFIRTN, from the coding sequence ATGAATGCAAAAATAAAAATGGCCATCTCCATGGCCATATTTGGTTCAATCGGCTTGTTTTCGGAAAAAACAGGTTTGCATTCGATTGAATTAGTTTTTATCCGTTGCGTCAGTGCAAGTATTCTTTTAGGAGCAATCTGGGGATTTAGTGCACTAAAAACAAAGCGAAAGAGGGAACCTATTCCTCGCCGGGAATATTACCTTGCCTTACTATGTGGATTATTCCTGGTCATCAATTGGGTATTTTTCTTTCGATCTTTAGAAGTGATGTCTATTACTGTAGCAGTATCAATTTATCATTTAGCGCCAGTAATTGTGCTCCTTTTAGGCTCTTTCCTCTTTAAAGAAAAATTAACAGGAATGGGATTAGTCTTTTTCTTTATTTGCCTCATAGGAACATTGTTAGTTGGGGGAATCCATCAACACACAAGTATTACTGGATTTTTATCAACGGGTGTTTTATGGGCGTTTGCGGCTGCTCTCTTCTACGCTCTTACTTCGATCACGGGTAAGGGAATTCAATTGCTCAACCCTTTGTTAACAACTGTTATTCAAACGAGTTTAGGTATTTTATTATTGCTGCCGCTTGTGGATTGGTCATACTTTACTCAGCTTACCTTGGAAAACTGGTTCTATATTCTTGTGACAGGATTTATTCATACCGGATTTGTCTATTACTTGTTTTTTGATAGTTTGCGTGAATTGAGGGCTCAAACCATTGCGATTTTAGTCTTCGTTGATCCGGTTGTTGCTATCTTGCTGGATGTATCTATTTTGAGCTACCGTCCTGATTTCTTCCAGCTTCTCGGAATTTTGCTAGTTTTTATAGGGATCAGTTATTCTCCTAAAAAAGAAAGAAGTGTAGAAAAGCCTAAATTTATTCGCACAAACTAA
- a CDS encoding amidohydrolase: MKSYWLKNIRLECGFKRENARVTGTLTNLFHIFISDGCITKIIGAEEKIPDDLPIKDGRGLLMLPSFVEKHVHLDKTYIGDHEWRSCIPASSVIDRCEIEKNILASISTSTQYRAEALLQQLLSFGSTHVRTHVDIYPEVKLHNLVEIQKALDSYSQKLSSEIVAFAQHGLLRPGVVNLMREAVRSGAGIVGAVDPATVDNNIEASLVQLMDLAVEGDADIDLHLHDPGHLGTFTMKRLAFLTKEAGWEGRVAISHAFGLGDVSTEEAAEMAEILRQAGITIVSSLPMGRAIPPIKLLSEYGVEVAIGNDNIYDSWWPTGNGDILARAGRLVERNRWTDEFSLAQTLKYITGGITPLDKEGNQVWPKEGDKANIILVNASCSAEAVARQAKREAVFYNGSLVYGDLNHQQVILQDH, translated from the coding sequence ATGAAGAGCTATTGGTTAAAGAATATACGCCTCGAATGCGGGTTCAAAAGAGAGAATGCACGAGTAACTGGCACTTTAACAAACTTATTTCATATTTTCATATCAGACGGATGTATTACGAAAATAATAGGAGCAGAAGAAAAGATTCCGGATGATTTACCTATTAAAGACGGACGAGGCCTTCTAATGCTGCCATCATTTGTAGAAAAGCATGTTCACCTCGATAAAACATATATTGGGGACCATGAATGGAGGTCTTGTATTCCAGCTTCCAGCGTAATTGACCGATGTGAAATTGAAAAGAATATTTTAGCTTCCATTTCGACAAGTACACAATATCGTGCAGAAGCTTTATTACAACAATTATTATCGTTTGGATCAACTCATGTAAGAACACATGTAGACATTTATCCTGAAGTTAAACTGCATAATTTAGTGGAGATTCAAAAGGCGCTAGATTCATATTCCCAAAAACTAAGTTCTGAGATAGTCGCATTTGCCCAGCATGGATTATTGCGCCCAGGTGTAGTAAACCTTATGAGAGAAGCCGTTAGAAGTGGTGCAGGCATTGTTGGGGCGGTTGATCCAGCAACTGTGGATAATAATATTGAAGCATCTCTCGTACAATTAATGGACTTAGCTGTTGAGGGAGATGCAGATATTGATTTACACTTACATGATCCAGGTCATCTTGGGACCTTTACAATGAAGCGTCTTGCTTTTTTAACTAAAGAAGCAGGCTGGGAAGGTAGAGTAGCTATTAGCCATGCCTTCGGGCTCGGAGATGTCTCAACTGAAGAGGCGGCCGAAATGGCCGAAATTTTACGGCAGGCTGGTATTACTATTGTATCTAGTCTTCCAATGGGAAGAGCCATTCCCCCGATAAAGCTCCTAAGCGAATATGGAGTAGAAGTTGCGATTGGGAACGACAATATTTATGATTCATGGTGGCCGACAGGTAATGGTGATATTCTGGCCAGGGCAGGCCGACTTGTAGAGCGTAACCGATGGACTGATGAGTTTTCACTCGCTCAAACGCTGAAATATATTACTGGTGGTATTACTCCATTAGATAAAGAAGGAAATCAAGTATGGCCTAAAGAGGGAGATAAGGCAAATATTATTTTAGTTAATGCCAGTTGTTCTGCTGAAGCAGTCGCAAGACAGGCCAAAAGAGAGGCAGTTTTTTATAATGGCAGTCTTGTTTATGGGGATTTAAATCATCAGCAAGTTATTCTCCAAGATCATTAG
- a CDS encoding VOC family protein, which translates to MSFKFIPYLMMNGNAKEAIDFYEKVFNAEVLGILTFGQMPPNPEFPLPEEAKDLVSHATIKVGDSELMFSDTFPGQPHQIGNQVTICVTLSNPDQSHQIFESLQAGGQVGMPLQKTDFSPAYGVVTDKFGVTFQIYTENQ; encoded by the coding sequence ATGTCATTTAAATTCATACCGTATTTAATGATGAATGGGAACGCAAAAGAAGCAATTGATTTTTATGAAAAGGTGTTTAATGCTGAAGTATTGGGAATCCTCACATTTGGACAAATGCCTCCTAATCCGGAATTCCCATTACCTGAGGAAGCAAAAGATCTCGTCTCACATGCAACGATAAAAGTAGGAGATTCAGAATTGATGTTTTCTGATACTTTCCCTGGTCAACCGCATCAAATCGGAAATCAAGTAACCATTTGTGTTACTCTTAGCAATCCAGATCAATCACACCAAATTTTTGAGTCGTTACAAGCAGGCGGACAAGTAGGCATGCCGCTGCAAAAAACAGATTTCAGCCCTGCTTACGGTGTCGTAACAGATAAGTTCGGTGTTACTTTCCAAATTTACACGGAAAACCAATAA